The Yoonia sp. SS1-5 genome contains a region encoding:
- a CDS encoding VOC family protein gives MTKVGGYGDPGWDQQAGPTVFAPFNHDTTYFGRPEQSWMLNFRVENLDQAIAELTASDIAVTVDPEIHPSGRFAQLTDPEGNPIELWQPADVDAT, from the coding sequence ATCACGAAAGTCGGCGGATATGGTGACCCTGGCTGGGATCAGCAGGCCGGTCCAACGGTTTTCGCCCCATTTAATCATGATACCACCTATTTCGGCCGGCCAGAGCAAAGCTGGATGCTGAACTTTCGGGTCGAAAACCTTGATCAAGCGATTGCTGAACTGACCGCGAGCGATATTGCCGTCACTGTGGATCCGGAAATACATCCGAGTGGCCGATTTGCGCAGCTGACCGACCCCGAAGGCAACCCGATTGAGTTGTGGCAACCTGCGGATGTGGACGCAACTTAA